The sequence TTTGCCTTCAAATGGATGTCCGGGACCGAAAACAATTAAGCTACATGAGAATTTGTATTTGATAGTGATCAATACCCAATGGTGGGTACAAAGAGGTTATAAGCCGATTGGGATTTCTGCAGGGTGTGAAGCCCAAAGTGAAATGCACTTTTATGAGTTATTAGAACAAGCACTAGAGTCGCTTGCTGAAAAACAGGTAATTATAGCTGGACACCATCCTTTGTTTAGTAATGCCTTGCATGGAGGTAGATTTACATTAAAGCATCATTTGTTTCCACTAACTGCTCTACATGGCAAATTGTATTTTCCGCTTCCGGTTGCAGGATCACTTTACCCTCTCTACAGACGCTTTTTTGGTGCATACGAAGATATGTCATTTCCTCCTTACAAACGAATGCGTCGTAAATTACTAAGTATAGTAAAGAAATACAGAAATATTGTTTATGCAGCAGGCCATGACCATAACCTGCAATATTTTCATCAGCATGATAATCACTTCATTGTAAGTGGGTCCGGGAGCAAAACATCCTTTGTGCACAAGGGTGGCAAAGCTTCATTTACCCATGCGCAAAAAGGATGTTTTCGTCTAGATTATTATAAGAACCAGGAATTATGGTTGCATGTCCTGGAACCTGCAAATAGCTATGCAGGCCATCAGGAGGTATTTAGAAAAAAGCTAAATTAAGGCACAATGATATGTAGACTGCTTGGATTAATATATACATCTACAGTTTCTGTAGTATCAATTGGTTCACCATCAATCTGAACTAATTCTAAATTCGGGTTGCTGATGGATGCTTTAGTACATTGAATAATTTCATAGTGCATAGACTGGTCTATATCACCTACTAGGAGACGATATAAGATTCCAACTCCTTCCAGCTTTGGAAATTCTTTGATAATGCATATTTCAAATAGTCCATCGTTGATAATTCCAGTAGGATTGATAGTTGCATTACTTCCAAAAGCATTAGCATTGGTAAATGCGATCATAAAGGCAGTACCTTCAAATTCACCATTATCAGTGACTACTTTGTATTGTTTAGGCTGGTAGTCAGTAAATTCTTTTACAGTATTCCAGGCATACGTTGTAAGACCTCTTCCTTCGTCTTTTGTAAACCTGTCTACAATGACTGCATTAAAACCTATATCTCCAATGTGTACACAAGGGAGTCCATTGATAGTAAGTGTATCAATGGTTTGAATCTGAAAGTTTTGGATTATGTGTAAGGCTTCTGTTATTTCCTGAGGAATCTTCAGGTCTTTAGATAATCCATTGCCTGACCCCAATGGTAAAATACCCATAGGAATAGTCTTCCCAATAAGTAGGTTTGCTACCAGGCTTACAGTCCCATCTCCTCCAACGGCGACCACTGCATCAGGATGTTCGTCTTCTATATATTTTAAGATGGCTTTTTGATCAGCTTTTTGATCACCTGTAGTTTTGTAGATGGAAAAGTCTATGTGTTCTTCATCACAAAAGACTTTAATAAGTAATTCGATTTCGTCCTTATCGATATTATCTCCTGAGATAGGATTAAATACCATAAGTAGTTTTTGAGGTTGCATGTAGAATTATTTGGTTTCGATAAACTTCTCGTGTTGTAAAAATTGCTCACGCCAGCTATCTGGTATAGCTACTGATTGATTGAGTTTATAGTTGTATGTAACCATAACTGTGCCACCCTTAGCTATGAGTTTTTTCTGTCCATCTTTTTCATTGACTATTACTTGTTCCAGTTCAAAACTTTTAGTACCTATATGGGTACAGCGAATATACAAATACGGCTCGTCTAAAAAGAAAAGCGGCAGAATATAGTCTACTGTATTACGTGCGATGATAACACGCGTATCGACATCCCGATAGGGAATCTGA is a genomic window of Xanthocytophaga agilis containing:
- a CDS encoding metallophosphoesterase, with the translated sequence MPFAFLRDRDYWYSRLPYYSETEHRWQQQEPPQKDLLSHSILLIGDAGHPSLDGKDPILHLIHEQLSIYKQDLTVIFLGDNVYPKGLPDKHSALRKISEDRLTAQLDLFKNFDGRLIFLSGNHDWNRGRANGFEYVTRQEKYIENYTNRIDVFLPSNGCPGPKTIKLHENLYLIVINTQWWVQRGYKPIGISAGCEAQSEMHFYELLEQALESLAEKQVIIAGHHPLFSNALHGGRFTLKHHLFPLTALHGKLYFPLPVAGSLYPLYRRFFGAYEDMSFPPYKRMRRKLLSIVKKYRNIVYAAGHDHNLQYFHQHDNHFIVSGSGSKTSFVHKGGKASFTHAQKGCFRLDYYKNQELWLHVLEPANSYAGHQEVFRKKLN
- a CDS encoding diacylglycerol/lipid kinase family protein produces the protein MQPQKLLMVFNPISGDNIDKDEIELLIKVFCDEEHIDFSIYKTTGDQKADQKAILKYIEDEHPDAVVAVGGDGTVSLVANLLIGKTIPMGILPLGSGNGLSKDLKIPQEITEALHIIQNFQIQTIDTLTINGLPCVHIGDIGFNAVIVDRFTKDEGRGLTTYAWNTVKEFTDYQPKQYKVVTDNGEFEGTAFMIAFTNANAFGSNATINPTGIINDGLFEICIIKEFPKLEGVGILYRLLVGDIDQSMHYEIIQCTKASISNPNLELVQIDGEPIDTTETVDVYINPSSLHIIVP
- a CDS encoding thioesterase family protein, whose amino-acid sequence is MPQQIELENYLTSFRFRWKIQMRWSDMDEMKHVNNAVYLTYFEEARLRYLHETLQIPYRDVDTRVIIARNTVDYILPLFFLDEPYLYIRCTHIGTKSFELEQVIVNEKDGQKKLIAKGGTVMVTYNYKLNQSVAIPDSWREQFLQHEKFIETK